In one window of Pseudochaenichthys georgianus chromosome 5, fPseGeo1.2, whole genome shotgun sequence DNA:
- the rrp9 gene encoding U3 small nucleolar RNA-interacting protein 2, which yields MSSPFFIKAKVNPKFAKKGKPATVLKRKGDGDPGGKGKPRAKKLISKHNEEISSDSETESPIVARKRQTIERDDYDETPQEKKLRLAKLYLNQLKEEEDDKAEDDAFETDLVAGRLQEEVLEQKGKLQRLIAKDIMAPDASEIRVLRGHKLPITCLVISSDDKYIFSAAKDCSIIKWDFESGKKLHTIHGGRKGTEDRHVGHTAHILCMAISSDGKYLATGDVNKLIMIWEAKTCKHLYKFTGHKGPVSGLSFRRGTHDLYSASHDRSIKVWNVDENAYVETLFGHQDAITGLDCLSRECCVTSGGRDRSVRVWKIPEESQLVFHGHEGSIDCIQLINEEHMVSGADDGSVGLWSVNKKRPLSTVKQAHGRHGEAGLQQAHWVSSVAALQNSDTVASGSHNSEVKLWKCGQNYRKLEPLFSVPVCGFVNSLKFSSSGQFLVAGVGQEHRLGRWWRLKEAKNGIYIIPLKRKPTPSPEEVKIAE from the exons ATGTCTTCGCCTTTCTTTATAAAGGCAAAAGTAAACCCCAAATTTGCCAAAAAGGGGAAACCTGCAACAGTACTAAAACGAAAG GGTGATGGAGACCCAGGAGGAAAGGGTAAACCAAGAGCCAAGAAACTCATCTCCAAACACAACGAAGAGATTTCCAGCGACTCTGAGACAGAGAG TCCTATAGTGGCCAGGAAAAGACAGACCATTGAAAGGGATGATTATGATGAAACACCACAGGAGAAGAAGCTTAGATTAGCCAAACTGTACCTAAACCAGCTAAAGGAAGAAG AGGACGATAAAGCAGAAGATGACGCCTTTGAGACTGATCTGGTTGCTGGAAGACTTCAAGAGGAAGTG CTTGAACAGAAAGGAAAGCTTCAGAGACTTATTGCCAAAGAT ATCATGGCACCAGATGCTTCAGAGATCAGAGTGTTGAGAGGACACAAACTTCCAATTACCTGTCTGGTCATCAGCTCGGATGACAAGTACATATTTTCTGCGGCCAAAGACTGCTCCATTATTAAAT GGGATTTTGAGAGTGGAAAGAAACTGCACACGATACATGGTGGAAGGAAAGGCACAGAGGATCGGCATGTTGGACATACAGCCCATATCCTGTGTATGGCCATATCATCAGATGGGAAATACTTG GCCACTGGAGACGTGAACAAACTGATCATGATCTGGGAGGCAAAGACATGTAAACATCTTTATAAGTTCACCGGACACAAAGGCCCAGTGTCG GGTCTTTCATTCAGAAGGGGAACTCACGATCTGTACAGCGCCTCTCACGATCGCTCAATAAAGGTGTGGAATGTGGACGAGAATGCATACGTGGAAACTCT CTTTGGGCATCAGGACGCCATCACCGGACTGGACTGCCTGAGCCGGGAGTGCTGCGTGACGTCGGGGGGGCGGGACCGCTCGGTGAGGGTGTGGAAGATACCCGAGGAATCCCAGCTGGTGTTCCACGGACACGA GGGATCCATCGACTGTATCCAGCTCATAAACGAGGAGCACATGGTTTCAGGAGCTGACGACGG CTCTGTGGGTCTGTGGAGTGTCAACAAGAAGAGGCCTCTCAGCACAGTAAAGCAGGCTCATGGTCGCCATGGTGAAGCGGGGCTGCAGCAGGCTCATTGGGTCTCTTCGGTGGCGGCGCTTCAGAACTCAGATACTGTCGCCTCAG GCTCTCACAACTCGGAGGTGAAGCTGTGGAAGTGTGGCCAGAATTACCGTAAACTGGAGCCTCTGTTCAGTGTACCAGTG TGTGGTTTTGTCAACAGTCTGAAGTTTTCCAGCTCCGGTCAGTTCTTGGTGGCAGGAGTCGGACAGGAGCACAG
- the LOC117446769 gene encoding uncharacterized protein codes for MPPKRDAGATPSQPPAKMIKIGPDAQGFGCETVEDKYRLAEGSSYSPFPNNEHENIEFEEENIASPGIRTDTVSLLMKIEQLQAQLKYERRCRILAERELRELKEMNTLMMQMRHTAHELRVTLDHVIQGGEAAAAGSHNSHDETVSFLGETEGEMREDHDILPEDDVNYLYLSETLRVPKTLYERIAEIGDYKKYTSALLMILFDRETLGTHSLQGRRSAFTGEDSHKPQLPPETLTGIIEHVALKFGVDSSQIKTAIRTKLNNEDKLLKKRLGIGKAENRAFIDQSFCHDAALLSENGTMTNDSQL; via the exons ATGCCACCCAAGAGAGACGCAGGAGCGACTCCATCACAACCCCCAGCAAAGATGATAAAAATCGGCCCTGATGCTCAGGGGTTTGGCTGTGAAACAGTAGAGGATAAGTACAGGTTGGCGGAGGGGTCCAGCTACTCCCCCTTTCCCAACAACGAG CATGAAAACATTGAATTTGAGGAAGAAAATATTGCAAGCCCAGGCATCAGAACAGACACCGTCAGCCTCCTCATGAAAATAGAGCAACTGCAGGCACAACTCAAGTATGAACGCAGATGTAGAATTTTGGCCGAGAGAGAGCTGAGGGAGCTCAAAG AGATGAACACTCTCATGATGCAGATGAGGCACACCGCTCATGAACTGCGAGTCACTCTGGATCATGTGATCCAAGGAGgcgaggcagcagcagcaggatcccACAACTCTCATGATGAAACCGTCTCTTTCCTGGGAGAGACCGAGGGGGAGATGAGAGAGGATCATGATATCCTCCCAGAG GACGATGTCAACTACCTGTACCTCTCTGAGACTCTTCGAGTACCAAAAACTCTTTATGAGCGCATCGCAGAGATTGGAGACTACAAAAAGTACACGTCAGCTCTGCTGATGATACTCTTTGACAGAGAAACACTGGGCACACACTCTCTGCAGGGCCGGAGGAGCGCCTTTACTGGAGAAGATAGCCACAAACCTCAACTCCCACCTGAGACCTTGACTGGTATAATTG AACATGTGGCACTCAAGTTTGGTGTGGATAGCAGCCAAATAAAAACGGCAATCCGCACGAAGTTGAACAATGAGGACAAACTATTAAAGAAGAGGCTGGGCATAGGTAAAGCTGAAAACAGAGCTTTCATTGATCAAAGCTTTTGCCATGACGCTGCACTTCTGTCTGAAAATGGAACGATGACCAACGATTCTCAGTTGTAA
- the LOC117447167 gene encoding probable G-protein coupled receptor, with amino-acid sequence MEENTPFLNAESNDSTTVWAPMPSASSRQLGVLPNPQTRFKDLTGIFFMVTLNVLALLANTAVLVVVIKAPHLRKFAFVFHLCAVDLLCAILLMPLEIVSSSPYFAGVVFTVLVCQVYVFLNVFLIAASIFTITAISVERYYYIVHPMRYEVKMTLKLTASVIVMVWVASAVLGLSTVFGWPSYSSLSSISASHCSLHWSHSNHRRVFSVFFSVTCFCLPAIVIFAVYCNVYKVARVAARQHGPLPLWTNSQAKHRSDSINSQTTIITTRNAPRRIMRDRPFGGGKAALTLVVIVGQFLICWLPYFAFHIHLTLHATPKIPDDLEETVTWLAYTSFAINPFFYGLLNRQIREELCKLRHCYTARPVELAISSHEGSGNENFLQFLHRTSCTAETRASFATSSPRSTLDHGQTGFRIPGQIPEEFS; translated from the coding sequence ATGGAGGAAAACACACCATTTCTGAACGCTGAGTCCAATGACAGCACCACCGTTTGGGCTCCGATGCCCTCAGCTTCCAGCAGACAGCTGGGCGTCCTCCCCAACCCGCAGACACGATTCAAGGACCTGACAGGGATATTTTTCATGGTGACCCTTAATGTTCTGGCACTTCTAGCCAACACTGCTGTTCTGGTGGTTGTCATAAAAGCCCCTCATCTCAGGAAATTTGCTTTTGTGTTCCACCTGTGTGCAGTGGACCTGCTGTGTGCCATCCTCCTCATGCCTCTTGAGATTGTGTCCAGCTCTCCGTACTTTGCTGGTGTGGTGTTCACCGTCCTGGTGTGCCAGGTCTACGTCTTCCTCAATGTTTTCCTCATAGCTGCCTCTATCTTCACCATCACAGCCATTAGTGTGGAGCGTTACTACTACATCGTCCATCCAATGCGCTATGAGGTCAAGATGACGCTGAAGCTGACTGCGTCCGTGATAGTGATGGTGTGGGTGGCCTCTGCTGTGCTGGGGCTGTCCACCGTGTTTGGGTGGCCATCTTACAGCAGCCTGAGCTCCATTAGTGCCTCACACTGCTCGCTGCACTGGAGCCACAGTAACCACAGACGAGTCTTCTCTGTGTTCTTCAGTGTCACCTGTTTTTGCCTTCCTGCTATTGTGATCTTTGCAGTCTACTGTAATGTGTACAAGGTGGCCCGTGTGGCTGCCCGCCAGCATGGACCTCTGCCCTTGTGGACTAACAGTCAAGCAAAGCATCGCTCTGACTCAATAAACAGCCAGACTACCATCATCACAACCCGCAACGCCCCACGTAGGATTATGAGGGACCGGCCTTTTGGTGGAGGTAAAGCAGCTCTCACCCTGGTGGTTATTGTTGGCCAGTTTCTGATCTGCTGGCTGCCTTACTTTGCCTTTCACATCCATCTGACGCTACACGCGACACCCAAGATTCCTGATGATTTGGAGGAAACGGTCACCTGGCTGGCATACACTTCCTTTGCGATCAACCCGTTTTTTTATGGGCTTCTTAACAGGCAGATCAGGGAGGAACTTTGTAAGCTGAGGCACTGCTACACCGCCCGCCCAGTGGAGCTGGCCATTTCCAGCCATGAGGGCTCAGGCAACGAGAACTTCCTGCAGTTCCTCCATAGGACCAGCTGCACAGCAGAGACACGTGCCAGCTTTGCTACTTCCAGTCCAAGAAGCACTCTGGATCATGGGCAGACTGGTTTTAGGATACCAGGGCAGATCCCAGAAGAGTTCAGTTAG
- the cav4a gene encoding caveolin-2, with the protein MLRMMKGKDSEEVEIDLEDSSDPESDNGEEPEMLWKAPPAHEEEEDIHTTTLVEISDTKPLINVRDPHDINDCLKVTFEDVIAEPVSVRSGDRVWIWSNALFEVSRVWIYRIVTVILAIPISIISGLLFAILSCFHIWMVGPCSHCLRIGARWLQSLWSIVLSVVVRPFLTSAGRCCGGFSIHLAKE; encoded by the exons ATGCTCAGGATGATGAAAGGGAAAGATTCAGAGGAAGTAGAGATCGACTTGGAGGACTCCAGTGACCCTGAATCTGATAACGGGGAGGAACCTGAGATGCTGTGGAAAGCCCCTCCTGctcacgaagaagaagaagacattcATACCACCACACTGGTGGAAATCAGTGATACTAAGCCTCTGATTAATGTCAGAGACCCCCATGATATAAATGACTGTCTCAAG GTGACGTTTGAGGATGTGATTGCTGAACCGGTGTCGGTGCGCAGTGGGGACAGAGTGTGGATCTGGAGTAATGCCCTGTTTGAGGTGTCCAGGGTTTGGATCTACAGGATAGTCACCGTGATTCTGGCAATTCCCATTTCAATTATCTCTGGACTCCTCTTCGCCATCCTCAGCTGCTTCCACATCTG GATGGTCGGTCCTTGCAGCCACTGTCTCCGCATCGGTGCCCGCTGGCTGCAGAGCCTATGGAGCATTGTGCTGTCCGTCGTTGTGCGCCCCTTCCTCACGAGTGCTGGGCGATGCTGTGGAGGCTTCAGCATTCACCTGGCCAAGGAATGA
- the oxtrb gene encoding LOW QUALITY PROTEIN: oxytocin receptor b (The sequence of the model RefSeq protein was modified relative to this genomic sequence to represent the inferred CDS: deleted 1 base in 1 codon) codes for MEYLLREQNNWMQNVSCSNSSRGNESHSGNTTVNPLKRNEEVAKVEVTVLVLVLLLALTGNLCVLRAIHTTKHSQSRMYYFMKHLSIADLVVAIFQVLPQLIWDITFRFYGPDLLCRLVKYLQVVGMFASTYMLVLMSIDRCLAICQPLRSVHRRKDRSCVIASWMLSLVFSTPQAYIFSMRDVGNGVNDCWADFIQPWGAKAYITWMSLSIYIFPVAILSICYGLICFKIWQNFNLKTRKDHFLPQTQRPSNGAHPLCRVSSVRLISKAKIRTVKMTFVVVLAYIVCWTPFFFVQMWSAWDPTAPQEDVAFIIAMLLASLNSCCNPWIYMFFAGHLFQDLTQCFFCCCGHYLTASSCSCDGQCRHKSNSYAMKNTSARGASHTHPAQEDTEGSWKPSRLPVIQQSGNIEQIRVKCLGQGHNGLTQWRQERVSNWSSPAPPLI; via the exons ATGGAGTACCTTTTACGCGAGCAGAATAATTGGATGCAAAATGTTTCCTGCAGCAACTCAAGTCGTGGAAATGAAAGCCATTCAGGAAACACCACAGTGAACCCTTTGAAACGAAATGAAGAAGTGGCCAAAGTGGAAGTTACCGTCCTGGTACTGGTGCTGCTGCTCGCTCTGACCGGCAACTTGTGCGTCCTGCGGGCCATCCACACCACGAAACACAGCCAGTCTCGGATGTATTACTTCATGAAACATCTCAGTATCGCAGACCTTGTTGTTGCTATCTTTCAGGTCTTACCGCAGCTTATTTGGGATATCACATTTCGCTTCTACGGCCCGGATTTGCTCTGCAGATTAGTCAAATACCTCCAGGTTGTGGGTATGTTTGCATCTACCTATATGCTTGTCCTGATGTCCATCGACAGGTGCTTAGCAATCTGCCAGCCACTCCGCTCCGTGCACAGGAGAAAAGATCGCTCATGTGTGATCGCCTCTTGGATGCTCAGCCTGGTATTCAGCACTCCTCAAGCGTACATATTTTCCATGCGGGATGTCGGGAACGGTGTGAATGACTGCTGGGCAGACTTTATACAGCCATGGGGGGCCAAAGCATACATCACATGGATGAgtctcagtatttacattttcCCAGTGGCAATTTTAAGCATATGCTATGGCCTGATATGTTTTAAAATATGGCAGAATTTCAATTTAAAAACCAGAAAGGATCATTTCCTGCCTCAAACTCAAAGGCCCTCCAACGGAGCTCACCCCCTCTGCCGTGTGAGCAGTGTGAGGCTTATTTCAAAAGCGAAGATCCGCACAGTGAAAATGACATTTGTAGTGGTCCTTGCCTACATCGTGTGCTGGACCCCCTTCTTCTTTGTCCAGATGTGGTCTGCATGGGATCCTACTGCACCACAAGAAG ATGTGGCCTTCATCATCGCCATGTTGTTGGCCAGTCTCAACAGCTGCTGTAACCCCTGGATCTACATGTTCTTTGCTGGTCACCTGTTCCAGGACCTGACACAGTGCTTCTTCTGCTGCTGTGGACATTACCTGACAGCCTCCTCCTGCAGCTGTGACGGACAGTGCCGGCACAAGAGCAACTCTTACGCCATGAAGAACACCAGC GCCAGaggagcctcacacacacatccagcaCAGGAGGACACTGAGGGCAGCTGGAAGCCATCCAGGCTTCCTGTGATCCAGCAATCTGGCAACATT gagcaaatccgggtgaagtgtcttggccaaggacacaacggcctgacgcagtggcggcaggagcgggtttcgaactggagttccccagcaccccccttgatctga